A window from Pseudomonas kribbensis encodes these proteins:
- a CDS encoding YheV family putative zinc ribbon protein: protein MSEAPVKTKKRFIAGAVCPACSEPDKLMMWSEDDVPHRECVACGYSDTLNAQGLSVPKELGTRVNTSALKPAPDKTVQAVQFFPNPKLKKKPDEQH, encoded by the coding sequence ATGAGTGAGGCACCTGTGAAAACGAAAAAACGCTTTATCGCCGGGGCGGTCTGCCCGGCGTGCAGCGAGCCGGACAAGCTGATGATGTGGAGCGAGGACGATGTTCCGCACCGCGAATGCGTGGCGTGCGGCTACAGCGATACGCTCAATGCCCAAGGGCTGTCAGTTCCGAAGGAACTGGGCACGCGGGTCAACACCAGCGCGCTCAAGCCTGCACCGGACAAGACGGTTCAGGCGGTGCAGTTCTTCCCGAACCCAAAGCTGAAGAAAAAGCCCGACGAGCAACACTGA
- a CDS encoding GMC family oxidoreductase, with product MATVMKKVDAVIVGFGWTGAIMAKELTEAGLNVLALERGPMQDTYPDGNYPQVIDELTYSVRKKLFQDISKETVTIRHSVNDIALPNRQLGAFLPGNGVGGAGLHWSGVHFRVDPIELRMRSHYEERYGKSFIPKDMTIQDFGVSYEELEPFFDFAEKVFGTSGQAWTVKGQLVGQGKGGNPYAPDRSNPFPLEAQKNTVSAQLFGKAATEVGYKPYNLPSANTSGPYTNPYGAQMGPCNFCGFCSGYVCYMYSKASPNVNILPALKPLPNFELRPNAHVLRVNLDSTKTKATGVTYIDGQGREIEQPADLVILGAFQLHNVRLMLLSGIGKPYDPVSGEGVVGRNFAYQNMATIKAFFDKDTHTNNFIGAGGNGVALDDFNADNFDHGPHGFVGGSPMWVNQAGSRPIAGTSNPPGTPAWGSDWKRATADYYTHQVSMDAHGAHQSYRGNYLDLDPVYRDAYGLPLLRMTFDWQENDIKMNRFMVEKMGKVAQAMGPKAIAVLGKKVGEHFNTASYQTTHLNGGAIMGTDPKTSALNRYLQSWDVHNVFVPGASAFPQGLGYNPTGLVAALTYWSAKAIREQYLKNPGPLVQA from the coding sequence ATGGCAACGGTAATGAAGAAGGTCGACGCGGTGATCGTCGGTTTCGGCTGGACAGGCGCAATCATGGCCAAAGAGCTGACCGAGGCGGGCCTCAACGTGCTGGCGCTGGAGCGCGGGCCGATGCAGGACACCTACCCTGACGGCAACTATCCCCAGGTGATCGACGAACTCACCTACAGCGTGCGGAAAAAACTCTTCCAGGACATCTCCAAAGAGACCGTCACCATCCGCCACAGCGTCAACGACATCGCCCTGCCGAACCGCCAGTTGGGCGCGTTCCTGCCGGGCAACGGCGTCGGCGGCGCCGGCCTGCACTGGTCGGGCGTGCACTTTCGCGTCGATCCGATCGAGCTGCGCATGCGCAGCCACTACGAAGAGCGCTACGGCAAAAGCTTCATCCCCAAGGACATGACCATCCAGGACTTCGGCGTCAGCTATGAAGAGCTGGAACCGTTCTTCGATTTCGCCGAAAAAGTCTTCGGCACCTCCGGCCAGGCCTGGACCGTGAAAGGCCAACTGGTCGGCCAGGGCAAGGGCGGCAACCCGTATGCGCCGGATCGCTCGAACCCGTTCCCGCTGGAAGCGCAGAAGAACACGGTTTCCGCACAGCTGTTCGGCAAAGCGGCTACCGAAGTCGGTTACAAACCCTACAACCTGCCTTCCGCGAATACGTCCGGGCCGTACACAAACCCTTACGGCGCGCAAATGGGTCCGTGCAACTTCTGCGGTTTCTGCAGCGGCTACGTTTGCTACATGTATTCCAAGGCCTCGCCGAACGTGAACATTCTGCCGGCGCTGAAACCGCTGCCGAATTTCGAACTGCGGCCCAACGCCCACGTGCTGCGGGTCAACCTCGACAGTACGAAAACCAAAGCCACCGGCGTCACCTACATCGACGGCCAGGGCCGCGAGATCGAGCAACCGGCGGATCTGGTGATTCTCGGTGCGTTCCAGTTGCACAACGTGCGCCTGATGCTGCTCTCCGGCATCGGCAAGCCGTATGACCCGGTCAGCGGTGAAGGCGTGGTCGGGCGTAACTTCGCCTACCAGAACATGGCGACCATCAAGGCGTTCTTCGACAAGGACACCCACACCAACAACTTCATCGGCGCCGGCGGCAACGGTGTGGCACTGGACGACTTCAACGCCGACAACTTCGATCACGGGCCGCACGGTTTCGTCGGTGGCTCGCCGATGTGGGTCAACCAGGCCGGCAGCCGACCAATTGCCGGCACCTCCAACCCGCCGGGCACCCCGGCCTGGGGCAGTGACTGGAAGCGCGCGACCGCCGATTACTACACCCACCAGGTGTCGATGGACGCTCACGGTGCGCATCAGTCCTACCGTGGCAACTACCTCGATCTGGATCCGGTGTACCGCGATGCCTACGGTTTGCCGCTGCTGCGGATGACATTCGACTGGCAGGAAAACGACATCAAGATGAACCGTTTCATGGTCGAAAAAATGGGCAAGGTCGCCCAAGCCATGGGCCCGAAAGCCATTGCCGTGCTTGGCAAGAAAGTCGGCGAGCACTTCAACACGGCGTCCTACCAGACCACCCACCTCAACGGTGGCGCGATCATGGGCACCGATCCGAAGACCAGCGCGCTGAATCGCTACTTGCAGAGCTGGGACGTGCACAACGTGTTCGTCCCGGGTGCCTCGGCGTTCCCGCAGGGCCTGGGTTACAACCCGACCGGGCTGGTTGCTGCGCTGACCTACTGGTCGGCGAAAGCGATCCGCGAGCAATACCTGAAAAACCCCGGCCCGCTGGTTCAGGCTTAA
- a CDS encoding carbonic anhydrase, giving the protein MSDKDKQPLAASAQAVPGAVSADAALRHIVDGFLHFHHEVFPQQEELFKKLATAQSPRAMFITCADSRIVPELITQSSPGDLFVTRNVGNVVPPYGQMNGGVSTAIEYAVLALGVQHIIICGHSDCGAMRAVLNPGSLEKMPTVKAWLRHAEVAKTMVHDNCNCTDEKESMPILTEENVIAQLQHLRTHPSVASRMANGHLFIHGWVYNIETSEIKAYDADQGRFLPLDGSHPIPVATPKARF; this is encoded by the coding sequence ATGAGTGACAAGGATAAACAGCCGTTGGCTGCGTCGGCGCAAGCCGTCCCTGGGGCGGTTTCCGCCGATGCAGCACTGCGACATATCGTTGACGGCTTTTTGCATTTTCATCATGAGGTCTTCCCGCAGCAGGAAGAACTCTTCAAGAAACTCGCCACGGCCCAGTCGCCACGGGCGATGTTCATCACCTGCGCCGACTCGCGCATCGTTCCCGAACTGATCACCCAGAGCTCTCCCGGCGATCTGTTCGTGACCCGTAACGTCGGCAACGTGGTTCCCCCCTACGGCCAGATGAACGGCGGCGTTTCCACCGCCATCGAATACGCGGTCCTGGCCCTTGGCGTGCAACACATCATCATTTGCGGCCACTCCGATTGCGGCGCCATGCGCGCGGTGCTCAACCCGGGCAGCCTGGAAAAGATGCCGACGGTCAAAGCCTGGCTGCGCCACGCCGAAGTCGCGAAAACCATGGTGCATGACAACTGCAACTGCACCGACGAAAAAGAGAGCATGCCGATCCTCACCGAGGAAAACGTCATCGCCCAACTGCAGCACTTGCGTACCCATCCTTCGGTAGCCTCGCGCATGGCGAACGGTCATCTGTTCATCCATGGCTGGGTCTACAACATCGAAACCAGTGAAATCAAAGCTTACGACGCGGATCAGGGACGCTTCCTGCCGCTCGACGGCAGCCATCCGATTCCGGTGGCGACGCCCAAAGCGCGCTTCTGA
- a CDS encoding PA0069 family radical SAM protein — protein MTSLLPPRGRGTATNPHNRFAPSRSVDEDDGWFQEVPLTQGTEVSFETAKTIITRNTSPDLPFDRSINPYRGCEHGCIYCYARPSHAYWDMSPGLDFETKLIAKTNAAQVLEEQLGKKGYQCAPINLGSNTDPYQPIEREHKITRQTLEVLLRYRHPVTIVTKGSLILRDLDLLTELAQQRLVAVMISLTTLDDELKRILEPRAAAPKARLRAIRVMREAGIPVGVLCSPMIPMINDSEIESLLTEAHAAGAQSAAYMMLRLPLEVAPLFEEWLEAHYPQRAAHVLSLIRQSRGGELYDSRFGARMRGEGPFADLLAQRFAKALKRLGLNRREGFNLDCTAFCPPGRQMALI, from the coding sequence ATGACCAGCCTCTTGCCCCCACGCGGCCGCGGTACCGCCACCAATCCGCACAACCGCTTCGCGCCGAGTCGTTCGGTAGACGAGGACGACGGCTGGTTTCAGGAAGTGCCACTGACCCAGGGCACCGAAGTCAGTTTCGAGACGGCGAAAACCATCATCACCCGCAACACCTCGCCGGACCTGCCCTTCGACCGCTCGATCAATCCCTATCGCGGCTGCGAGCATGGCTGCATTTATTGCTACGCAAGACCGAGTCACGCCTATTGGGACATGTCGCCGGGGCTGGATTTCGAAACGAAGCTGATCGCCAAGACCAACGCTGCCCAGGTGCTGGAGGAACAGCTTGGCAAGAAGGGCTATCAGTGCGCGCCAATCAATCTGGGCTCCAACACCGACCCGTATCAACCGATCGAACGCGAACACAAAATCACGCGCCAGACCCTCGAAGTGCTGCTGCGCTACCGACACCCGGTAACCATCGTCACCAAGGGCTCGCTGATCCTGCGCGACCTCGACCTGCTCACAGAACTGGCGCAGCAACGGCTGGTGGCGGTGATGATCAGCCTGACCACCCTGGACGATGAGCTCAAACGCATCCTCGAACCCCGGGCCGCCGCGCCCAAGGCCCGGTTGCGGGCTATCCGGGTGATGCGCGAGGCGGGGATTCCGGTCGGCGTGCTGTGTTCGCCGATGATTCCGATGATCAACGACAGCGAAATCGAAAGCCTGCTGACCGAAGCCCACGCTGCCGGGGCACAAAGCGCCGCTTACATGATGCTGCGCCTGCCACTGGAGGTGGCGCCGCTGTTCGAGGAATGGCTCGAGGCGCATTACCCGCAGCGTGCCGCCCATGTGTTGAGCCTGATCCGCCAGAGCCGTGGTGGCGAACTGTACGACAGCCGTTTCGGCGCCCGGATGCGCGGTGAAGGGCCGTTTGCCGACCTGCTCGCCCAGCGATTCGCCAAGGCATTGAAACGCCTGGGACTCAATCGCCGCGAAGGTTTCAATCTCGACTGCACCGCCTTTTGCCCGCCGGGTCGCCAGATGGCGCTGATTTAA
- a CDS encoding M3 family metallopeptidase gives MPDTNPLLQHWTLPPWPAIRAEHLLPAINSIIADHRRIMAQVLATQLEHPGWDDLVLSIDEADARLSEFRSILETLSMVGSDDADWLVESTKAHLAINQYRSEKNRNRPLYEAYQRLTQSSIAANFDESRKIVLTRILRKFRQSGIDLPTAQQQELARLNLEIGGLESVFLTQLERWTETWSKRVDDIAQLAGLSPSMKDHLARTAREAGHDGWLIRLDQNTCQHILKYAENRALREECCVAYATRASDQGPLAGRFDNGPVLTKLLALRQQKARLLGHKNAAQLSLAKSRAGTTAWVRDFLECQVAQLTPTLEQDAKQLAAFARQRGIDRVQPWDEDFLAEQWRQQQFPGALDNLRDYFAFDGTLRRLCLFCERMFGIRIVEQVGGKHWHEDVRLLEISEHEQVIGYIYLDPFHRDNAADFAGTSTLRNRRINAEGRPALPIAVLYSNFTPATDGHPCRLELSELRVLFHEFGHCLQHVLTRSPHHTLSGIQQLGHEAAEFSGQLFEQWCQSREFVLWLGAHFQTGERLSAARVDAALSATEAHSSRQQALILMGAIIDFELHATHGDGRSVEEVCADVQRTMAHLQLPDSHRFANGFDYMVTQYDASVYAYVWSGALAQEAFKRFSRDWEFNAQTGRAFRETFFAPGAGRPLLEAVEAFVGQPISEELCVGRPINRRVTSD, from the coding sequence GTGCCCGACACCAATCCCCTCCTGCAACACTGGACCCTGCCGCCCTGGCCGGCGATTCGCGCCGAGCATTTGCTGCCGGCGATCAACAGCATCATTGCCGACCACCGACGAATCATGGCGCAAGTGCTCGCCACTCAGCTGGAGCATCCTGGCTGGGACGATCTGGTACTGAGCATCGACGAAGCCGATGCCCGCCTCAGTGAATTTCGGTCGATTCTCGAAACGCTGTCCATGGTCGGATCCGATGATGCCGACTGGCTCGTGGAAAGCACCAAGGCTCATCTCGCGATCAACCAGTATCGCTCCGAAAAAAACCGCAATCGCCCGCTGTACGAGGCCTACCAGCGTTTGACGCAGAGCTCGATCGCGGCCAATTTCGATGAGTCACGCAAGATCGTACTGACGCGGATACTGCGCAAATTCAGGCAGTCAGGTATCGACCTTCCCACCGCGCAACAACAGGAACTGGCCCGGTTGAACCTTGAGATCGGTGGCCTGGAATCCGTGTTTTTGACCCAGCTCGAACGCTGGACCGAAACCTGGAGCAAACGGGTCGACGATATTGCACAGCTTGCGGGCCTGTCCCCGTCGATGAAGGATCACCTGGCGCGCACCGCACGCGAGGCCGGGCATGATGGCTGGCTGATTCGCCTGGACCAGAACACCTGCCAGCACATCCTCAAATATGCCGAGAATCGTGCATTGCGCGAGGAATGCTGCGTCGCCTACGCGACCCGCGCTTCCGATCAGGGGCCACTGGCCGGGCGCTTCGATAACGGCCCGGTGCTGACGAAGCTGCTTGCCTTGCGCCAACAGAAAGCCCGCTTGCTTGGCCACAAAAACGCCGCGCAACTGAGTCTGGCAAAAAGCAGGGCCGGAACGACAGCGTGGGTCAGGGATTTTCTCGAGTGCCAGGTTGCGCAATTGACCCCTACCCTGGAGCAGGACGCAAAACAACTGGCCGCCTTCGCCCGGCAACGCGGAATCGACCGGGTCCAGCCATGGGATGAAGATTTCCTCGCTGAACAATGGCGGCAGCAACAGTTTCCCGGAGCGCTGGATAACCTGCGCGACTACTTCGCGTTCGATGGCACCTTGCGCCGGCTCTGTCTGTTCTGCGAACGCATGTTCGGGATCCGTATCGTCGAACAGGTCGGTGGGAAACACTGGCATGAGGATGTGCGACTGCTGGAAATCAGCGAGCATGAACAGGTCATCGGTTACATCTACCTCGACCCGTTTCATCGCGATAACGCTGCTGATTTCGCCGGAACATCCACACTGCGCAATCGTCGGATCAATGCCGAAGGCCGACCGGCGCTACCCATTGCGGTGCTCTACAGCAATTTCACACCGGCCACCGACGGCCATCCTTGCCGCCTCGAACTCAGTGAGTTGCGCGTACTTTTTCATGAATTCGGCCACTGCCTTCAGCACGTATTGACGCGCTCGCCCCATCACACCCTGTCCGGCATCCAGCAGTTGGGGCATGAGGCGGCGGAGTTTTCCGGGCAATTGTTCGAGCAGTGGTGTCAGTCGCGGGAGTTCGTGCTGTGGCTCGGCGCGCATTTCCAGACTGGCGAGCGCTTGAGCGCTGCACGGGTCGATGCGGCACTCTCGGCCACCGAGGCCCACTCCAGTCGGCAACAGGCCTTGATACTGATGGGAGCAATCATCGATTTCGAACTGCACGCCACCCACGGCGACGGGCGTTCTGTCGAAGAGGTTTGCGCCGACGTGCAGCGAACAATGGCTCACCTGCAACTGCCCGACAGTCACCGGTTCGCCAATGGTTTCGATTACATGGTGACCCAGTACGACGCTTCGGTTTACGCCTACGTCTGGTCAGGGGCGCTGGCGCAGGAAGCGTTCAAGCGCTTCAGTCGTGACTGGGAGTTCAACGCGCAGACCGGCCGGGCGTTCCGGGAAACGTTCTTTGCGCCCGGGGCCGGTCGCCCGTTGCTGGAAGCGGTGGAGGCATTCGTTGGCCAGCCGATCAGTGAAGAACTGTGTGTCGGCCGGCCGATCAACCGGCGGGTTACTTCAGATTGA
- a CDS encoding SulP family inorganic anion transporter — MRAAQLKAVLPRELLASVVVFLVALPLCMGIAIASGLPPAKGLITGIIGGLVVGWLAGSPLQVSGPAAGLAVLVFELVRQHGIEMLGPILLLAGFLQLLAGRLKLGCWFRVTAPAVVYGMLAGIGVLIVLSQVHVMLDAAPKPSGLDNLTAFPGAVAQALPSFGWQAGLLGLSTIAVMWLWEKFRPHSLRFIPGALLGVGLATGASLLLALQVKRVEVPANLAEAIDWLKPADLLSLADPTLLIAAFAVAFIASAETLLSAAAVDRMHSGPRSDFDRELSAQGVGNMLCGLVGALPMTGVIVRSSANVQAGATTRYSTIFHGLWLLAFVLLLSSLLQSIPVASLAGVLVYTGFKLVDLKAFRGLGRYGRMPMFTYAATALAIIFTDLLTGVLIGFGLTLVKLAFKASRLKISLIDLPQEGEMELRLVGAATFLKVPALTQVLGSIPPGTTVHVPLNNLSYIDHSCLELLEEWGRANAAKGSKLLIESRGLKRRLEGRIRTTTGIGAAG; from the coding sequence ATGCGTGCGGCTCAATTGAAAGCGGTGTTGCCACGGGAGCTGCTGGCTTCGGTGGTTGTGTTTCTGGTCGCCCTGCCACTGTGCATGGGCATTGCGATTGCTTCAGGGTTGCCACCGGCCAAAGGCCTGATTACCGGGATCATCGGTGGTCTGGTAGTGGGTTGGCTGGCGGGGTCGCCGTTGCAGGTCAGCGGGCCGGCGGCGGGGCTGGCGGTACTGGTGTTCGAGCTGGTGCGCCAGCACGGGATCGAGATGCTCGGGCCGATCCTGCTACTCGCCGGTTTTCTGCAACTGCTGGCCGGGCGTCTGAAGCTCGGTTGCTGGTTCCGGGTCACAGCGCCAGCGGTGGTCTACGGGATGCTCGCGGGGATCGGCGTGCTGATCGTGCTCTCGCAAGTGCACGTGATGCTGGATGCCGCGCCAAAACCCTCCGGGCTGGACAACCTGACAGCGTTCCCCGGCGCAGTGGCGCAGGCTTTGCCGTCCTTTGGCTGGCAGGCCGGGTTGCTCGGATTGTCAACCATCGCCGTGATGTGGCTGTGGGAGAAATTCCGCCCGCACTCGCTGCGTTTCATTCCCGGCGCGCTGCTCGGTGTCGGGCTGGCGACCGGCGCCAGTCTGCTGCTGGCATTGCAGGTCAAACGGGTTGAAGTACCGGCGAATCTGGCCGAAGCCATCGACTGGCTGAAGCCGGCGGACCTGCTGAGCCTGGCCGACCCGACGCTGCTGATCGCCGCGTTCGCCGTGGCGTTCATCGCCAGCGCCGAAACCCTGCTGTCCGCCGCGGCGGTGGATCGTATGCACAGCGGTCCGCGTTCGGATTTCGACCGTGAACTGTCGGCGCAAGGGGTCGGCAACATGCTCTGCGGTCTGGTGGGCGCGTTGCCGATGACCGGGGTGATCGTGCGCAGTTCGGCCAACGTCCAGGCCGGTGCGACCACGCGCTACTCGACGATTTTCCATGGCCTGTGGCTGCTGGCCTTCGTGCTGTTGCTGTCGAGTCTGCTGCAAAGCATTCCGGTGGCGAGTCTGGCCGGGGTGCTGGTCTACACCGGTTTCAAACTGGTGGATCTCAAGGCGTTTCGTGGCCTGGGGCGTTATGGCCGGATGCCGATGTTCACCTACGCGGCGACAGCGCTGGCAATCATTTTCACCGACCTGTTGACCGGTGTGCTGATCGGTTTCGGCCTGACCCTGGTGAAACTGGCCTTCAAGGCTTCGCGACTGAAAATCAGCCTGATCGATCTGCCACAGGAGGGGGAAATGGAATTGCGCCTGGTGGGCGCGGCGACATTCCTCAAGGTGCCAGCGCTGACTCAGGTGCTGGGCAGCATTCCACCGGGCACGACGGTTCATGTGCCGCTCAACAACCTGAGCTATATCGACCATTCCTGTCTGGAATTGCTGGAAGAGTGGGGCCGGGCCAATGCGGCCAAGGGTTCGAAGCTGTTGATCGAGTCGCGCGGACTGAAACGCAGGCTTGAGGGAAGGATCCGCACCACCACCGGCATCGGTGCGGCAGGCTAG
- a CDS encoding c-type cytochrome produces the protein MKTLVIATLALLGSASLYGAEVDQSLIKKGEYLARAGDCVACHTAKDGKPFAGGLPMETPIGTIYSTNITPDNTGLGGYSFEEFDQAVRHGVAKNGSTLYPAMPYPSYARVSQDDMQALYAYFMHGVEPVAQENKASDIPWPLSMRWPLMGWRWLFAPKVEDYKPASDDAVVSRGAYLVEGLGHCGACHTPRALTMQEKSLNAAEGSSFLSGSAPLEGWIAKSLRGDHKDGLGSWSEEQLVQFLKTGRSDRSAVFGGMSDVVTHSMQYMTDADLTAIARYLKSLPANDPADQPHQYDEKAAKALWNGDDSQRGASVYIDNCAACHRTDGHGYTRVFPALAGNPVLQSEDPTSLIHIVLKGGTLPATHTAPSTFTMPGFAWRLSDQEVADVVSFIRGSWGNKGSAVTAKDVAKLRTDDMNTTSAGDLGQVTSHN, from the coding sequence ATGAAGACTCTCGTTATCGCGACCCTGGCGTTGCTTGGCAGTGCATCCCTTTATGGTGCCGAAGTTGATCAATCCTTGATCAAAAAAGGCGAATACCTCGCCCGCGCCGGGGACTGCGTGGCTTGCCACACGGCCAAGGACGGCAAGCCGTTCGCCGGCGGCCTGCCGATGGAGACCCCGATCGGCACGATCTACTCGACAAACATCACCCCGGACAACACCGGGCTGGGTGGCTACAGCTTCGAGGAGTTCGACCAGGCCGTGCGTCATGGTGTCGCCAAAAACGGTAGTACGTTGTACCCGGCGATGCCGTACCCGTCCTACGCCCGCGTCAGTCAGGATGACATGCAGGCGCTGTACGCCTACTTCATGCACGGCGTTGAACCGGTGGCACAGGAAAACAAGGCCAGCGACATCCCGTGGCCGTTGAGCATGCGCTGGCCGCTGATGGGTTGGCGCTGGCTGTTCGCGCCGAAGGTCGAGGACTACAAACCCGCGTCGGACGATGCCGTTGTCAGCCGTGGGGCGTATCTGGTGGAAGGCCTCGGACATTGCGGCGCCTGCCATACGCCACGGGCCCTGACCATGCAGGAAAAATCCCTGAACGCGGCCGAAGGCAGCAGTTTCCTTTCAGGCAGTGCACCACTGGAAGGCTGGATCGCCAAAAGCCTGCGCGGTGACCACAAGGACGGCCTCGGCAGTTGGAGCGAAGAGCAACTGGTGCAGTTCCTCAAGACCGGCCGCAGCGACCGCAGTGCGGTGTTCGGCGGTATGAGCGACGTGGTCACCCACAGCATGCAGTACATGACCGATGCCGACCTGACCGCGATCGCCCGTTACCTGAAATCGCTGCCGGCCAATGATCCTGCCGACCAGCCGCATCAATACGACGAGAAAGCCGCCAAGGCCTTGTGGAATGGGGACGACAGTCAGCGCGGTGCGTCGGTGTACATCGACAACTGCGCGGCCTGCCACCGTACTGACGGCCACGGCTACACCCGGGTGTTCCCGGCGTTGGCGGGTAATCCGGTGCTGCAATCGGAGGATCCGACCTCGCTGATCCACATCGTGCTCAAGGGCGGCACCCTGCCTGCGACGCACACGGCACCGTCGACGTTCACCATGCCGGGTTTCGCCTGGCGTCTGTCGGATCAGGAAGTGGCGGATGTGGTGAGTTTTATTCGTGGAAGTTGGGGTAACAAGGGCTCCGCCGTCACTGCGAAAGATGTTGCAAAGTTACGTACCGACGATATGAACACAACATCAGCCGGCGACCTTGGACAAGTAACAAGTCACAACTAA
- a CDS encoding gluconate 2-dehydrogenase subunit 3 family protein: protein MSDQDRDNPRREFLRKSLTLIPVVTLAGTGLGSSVLQAAPESSPAPAPAKSVAADASAYQPSYFTAEEWAFINAAVAQLIPNDAQGPGALEAGVPEYIDRQMNTPYAAGALWYMQGPFNADAAPEMGWQSKLVPKEIYRLGIAATDQWTKSLNGKTFAEQDSATRDDLLKQLEAGKPQFDSVPAKIFFSLLLQNTKEGFFCDPIHGGNKGMVGWTMIGFPGARADFMDWVERNEQYPFPAVSIRGERA, encoded by the coding sequence ATGTCTGATCAAGATCGAGACAACCCGCGGCGTGAGTTCTTGCGCAAATCCCTGACCCTGATCCCGGTGGTCACCCTCGCCGGCACCGGCCTGGGCAGCAGCGTGCTGCAAGCGGCTCCCGAAAGCTCGCCAGCCCCGGCCCCCGCCAAATCGGTTGCCGCAGATGCAAGCGCCTACCAGCCGAGTTACTTCACCGCCGAAGAGTGGGCGTTCATCAATGCCGCCGTCGCGCAGTTGATCCCCAACGATGCCCAAGGCCCTGGCGCTCTCGAGGCTGGCGTGCCGGAGTACATCGACCGTCAGATGAACACGCCGTACGCCGCCGGTGCCCTCTGGTACATGCAAGGCCCGTTCAACGCCGACGCTGCGCCCGAGATGGGCTGGCAGAGCAAACTGGTGCCAAAAGAGATCTATCGCCTCGGTATTGCCGCCACGGATCAGTGGACAAAATCCCTCAACGGTAAAACATTTGCCGAGCAAGACAGCGCTACCCGAGACGATCTGCTCAAGCAGCTCGAAGCCGGAAAACCGCAATTCGACAGCGTTCCGGCGAAGATTTTCTTCAGCTTGCTGCTGCAAAACACCAAGGAAGGGTTCTTCTGCGACCCGATCCACGGTGGCAATAAAGGCATGGTCGGCTGGACCATGATCGGCTTCCCCGGCGCCCGCGCCGATTTCATGGATTGGGTGGAACGCAACGAGCAATACCCCTTCCCGGCAGTTTCGATTCGCGGCGAGAGGGCGTGA
- a CDS encoding dual specificity protein phosphatase family protein, which translates to MSLKRFSSAICFSLFALLGSIPAHAADAPVSRPPEWAQPVEMKYNFFQMSPTLYRSALPDAGAVPLLQNLKVATVINFLPEEDSSWLKTPGINQVQLPYRTNHVDDADVLKTLRAIQTAEANGPVLMHCKHGSDRTGLMAAMYRIVVQGWSKEDALNEMTQGGFGESGHFKDGVRYVMQADIDKLRTALANGDCSTSAFATCSMKSWFQTVNLK; encoded by the coding sequence ATGTCCTTGAAGCGTTTTTCCTCCGCGATCTGTTTCTCGCTGTTTGCCCTGCTCGGTTCGATCCCGGCCCACGCCGCAGATGCGCCGGTTTCTCGCCCTCCGGAATGGGCACAACCGGTCGAAATGAAATACAACTTCTTCCAGATGTCGCCCACGCTCTATCGCAGTGCGCTGCCTGACGCCGGCGCCGTGCCGTTGCTGCAGAACCTGAAAGTGGCCACGGTCATCAACTTCCTGCCGGAAGAGGACTCGAGCTGGTTGAAAACCCCGGGCATCAACCAGGTGCAATTGCCGTATCGCACCAATCATGTCGATGACGCCGACGTCCTCAAGACCCTGCGTGCGATCCAGACCGCCGAAGCCAACGGCCCGGTGCTGATGCATTGCAAGCACGGCTCCGACCGCACCGGCCTGATGGCCGCGATGTACCGCATCGTGGTGCAGGGCTGGAGCAAGGAAGACGCCCTGAACGAAATGACCCAGGGCGGTTTCGGCGAAAGCGGCCACTTCAAGGACGGCGTGCGCTACGTGATGCAGGCCGACATCGACAAGCTGCGTACCGCGCTGGCCAATGGTGATTGCAGCACCAGTGCCTTCGCTACCTGCTCGATGAAGAGCTGGTTCCAGACAGTCAATCTGAAGTAA